The Argentina anserina chromosome 3, drPotAnse1.1, whole genome shotgun sequence genome includes a region encoding these proteins:
- the LOC126786165 gene encoding carboxyl-terminal-processing peptidase 1, chloroplastic translates to MMRVLLTSNTTTTLSLSFPPSPKPQAPSRLGPNSIDWARKALIGALGGALSLGLLVSSPSSLAIESSSSYAPSVPAQPEFCREEKGDVIAEAGGSERVVTNEGIVEEAWEIVNDSFLDTGGRSWLPENWKMKKEDIRTSSIKTRSKAHDMIKRMLASLGDPYTRFLSPDEFSKMARYDMSGIGINLREVPGDNGDVKVKVLGLLLDGPAHAAGVRQGDEILAVNGVDVKGKSAFEVSSSIQGPNKTFVTIKVKHGNCGPIQSIDVQRQLVARTPVFYRLEQIENGTRSVGYLRLKEFNALARKDLVIAMKRLQDMGASVFILDLRDNRGGLAQAGIEIAKLFLNEGEKVIYTVGKDPRYQQNIVADTAPLVKAPVIVLVNNNTASPSEIVASALHDNCKGVLVGDRTFGKGLIQSVFELQDGSGVVVTVGKYVTPNHKDINGNGIEPDYRNFPGWSDISQQLSQCSILPRG, encoded by the exons ATGATGAGGGTGTTGCTCACCAGCAACACCACCACCACACTCTCACTATCTTTCCCGCCATCGCCGAAACCCCAAGCTCCGTCGCGGTTGGGCCCGAACTCGATCGATTGGGCCAGGAAAGCTCTCATCGGAGCACTTGGCGGTGCCCTATCGCTCGGTCTTCTAGTATCTTCTCCGTCTTCTTTAGCGAttgagtcttcttcttcttatgcTCCCTCCGTTCCAGCTCAGCCGGAGTTTTGCAGAGAAGAGAAAGGTGATGTCATCGCGGAGGCGGGAGGATCGGAGCGTGTGGTTACGAACGAGGGGATTGTGGAGGAGGCTTGGGAGATTGTCAATGACAGCTTTCTCGACACCGGTGGCCGGAGCTGGCTGCCGGAGAATTGGAAG ATGAAGAAGGAAGATATAAGGACTAGCTCGATCAAGACGAGATCAAAGGCTCATGATATGATCAAGCGAATGCTGGCAAGTTTGGGTGATCCTTATACGCGTTTTCTTTCGCCTGATGAG ttcTCCAAGATGGCGAGGTATGACATGAGTGGTATTGGAATAAACCTCAGGGAAGTTCCAGGTGACAATGGAGATGTGAAAGTGAAGGTGCTTGGACTTCTGTTGGACGGCCCTGCACATGCGGCTGGTGTGAGGCAG GGAGATGAAATACTAGCTGTTAACGGTGTGGATGTGAAAGGAAAATCAGCCTTTGAAGTATCTTCCTCAATACAAGGCCCTAATAAAACATTTGTTACTATTAAG GTCAAGCATGGCAATTGTGGGCCTATTCAATCTATAGATGTTCAGAGACAACTTGTTGCTCGAACTCCCGTCTTTTATCGGTTGGAGCAAATAGAAAATGGAACCAGATCTGTCGGCTACCTGCGCCTGAAAGAGTTCAATGCATTGGCTAGAAAGGACTTGGTAATTG CTATGAAGCGGCTTCAGGACATGGGCGCCTCAGTTTTCATCCTGGATCTTAGAGATAATCGTGGTGGACTCGCACAG GCTGGAATAGAGATTGCAAAGCTATTTCTAAATGAAGGGGAGAAG GTTATATATACGGTTGGGAAGGATCCCCGGTACCAACAAAATATTGTTGCAGATACTGCACCATTGGTTAAAGCTCCTGTTATT GTTCTGGTGAACAATAATACTGCCAGTCCAAGTGAAATC GTTGCTTCCGCGCTGCATGATAACTGTAAAGGTGTTCTTGTGGGTGATCGGACATTTGGCAAG GGTTTAATTCAATCTGTGTTTGAGCTTCAAGATGGTTCTGGTGTGGTTGTAACTGTTGGCAAGTATGTGACACCCAATCACAAGGACATAAACGGAAATGGTAta GAGCCTGATTATAGAAATTTCCCCG GTTGGAGTGACATCTCACAACAGCTTTCACAGTGCAGCATTCTTCCTAGGGGATAA
- the LOC126785880 gene encoding cation/H(+) antiporter 4-like has product MSHNVFGTFITEIPPSTICMDLPPPVNSVGLWNRSEHEVLNLTTPFLSYTFPIPNRSMPLLELELTLMYVLTQFSFFFLKMFGLSSFIAQIVAGILLGDVGFHQITETKYLQNPMFTFTNQEILNLIALFGYTLFLFLIGVQIDLSLIRKTGRKAVYVGVSNFLVPLMVGMAAVLYFHLNWPLGNGQVVQLLFATAIQCSTTTPVIASLLNQLKILNSELGRLGLSSVLISDLLYVIVVVFGFTAKSVDFDLLTGARNLGVLVVFILIVIYVCRPIMVWMIEQTPKGRVVKNTYVLFIMIAFLFSGLITHLCGMTVTAGPFILGLAVPSGPPLGSTLVKKLDFITNWVFMPVFVITCMMRVTVRLNGNEYGTVPRAHYYVFLATAIIIGLVFVSKFFASLVPALCCKMPIRDAMALALILSSQGVLEMAVYSLARDTWVITLSMYDALVCGVVVNAIIIPPLVKRLYDPKRKYTGYEKRNMSNCKPNSELRILACVTRSDNTPAIINLLDTACPTQESPIFVSVLHLVELVGRTTPIFISHNKQKRTISNFSCSENVILSFDHFQRDNAGAVNVNMFTSITPAQYMHDDICTLALDKLTSLIILPFHRKWSTLGSNSTIESENEKIRAVNISVLETAPCSVGILVNRGRIKILEPVMELEMFKVAMIFLGGNDDREALVFARRMARDSCISLTVIHLLDAVECEGEDDDGNKFNKAKLEKLQEREMLRYMNLNSGNGYVNYVEEVVEDAAQTTTKIRSLLEEDEYDLFIVGRRYEVKSAQTLGLEQWSEFPELGVIGDLLASTDTQSKASVLVVQQQQQK; this is encoded by the exons ATGTCGCACAATGTGTTCGGAACATTCATTACGGAGATTCCTCCAAGTACTATATGTATGGATCTTCCACCTCCCGTTAATTCGGTTGGATTATGGAACAGATCTGAGCATGAGGTCTTGAATTTGACAACTCCTTTCCTGAGCTACACTTTTCCAATTCCAAATCGTTCAATGCCACTGTTGGAATTAGAACTGACTCTCATGTACGTCCTCACCCAGTTCTcgtttttctttctcaagaTGTTTGGCCTCTCTAGCTTTATCGCTCAAATTGTG GCTGGAATACTCCTAGGTGATGTGGGATTTCATCAAATTACAGAAACGAAATATCTTCAAAATCCCATGTTTACCTTTACCAATCAAGAAATACTGAATCTTATAGCTTTGTTTGGATATACGCTCTTTCTGTTCTTAATCGGAGTACAAATCGATTTGAGCCTAATCAGAAAAACTGGAAGAAAGGCCGTGTACGTTGGAGTTTCAAACTTCCTCGTGCCTTTGATGGTTGGCATGGCAGCCGTTCTTTACTTTCACCTTAACTGGCCATTAGGGAACGGACAAGTTGTTCAGCTTTTATTTGCTACAGCTATCCAGTGCTCAACTACGACTCCAGTCATTGCTTCTCTCCTTAATCAGCTTAAGATTCTGAACTCGGAACTTGGCCGACTTGGATTGTCTTCTGTACTCATCAGTGACCTACTTTATGTGATCGTCGTTGTGTTCGGATTTACTGCTAAGAGCGTGGACTTTGATCTTTTAACAGGTGCACGAAACTTAGGCGTATTAGTGGTTTTTATTCTGATTGTTATCTACGTCTGTCGCCCAATTATGGTTTGGATGATCGAACAAACTCCTAAGGGGAGAGTTGTGAAGAACACTTACGTGTTGTTCATCATGATAGCGTTTTTGTTCTCCGGGTTGATTACACACTTGTGCGGTATGACTGTTACGGCCGGACCTTTTATCCTAGGTTTGGCTGTGCCTAGTGGACCGCCATTAGGATCAACATTGGTGAAGAAGCTCGACTTTATCACCAACTGGGTGTTCATGCCGGTGTTTGTAATAACATGCATGATGAGGGTTACTGTACGGCTAAATGGAAACGAGTACGGAACAGTGCCGCGTGCTCACTACTACGTATTTCTCGCAACCGCAATCATCATCGGTTTAGTATTTGTCAGCAAATTTTTCGCCTCTTTGGTGCCTGCCTTGTGTTGCAAGATGCCTATTAGAGATGCAATGGCACTTGCTCTCATACTAAGCAGTCAAGGTGTGCTTGAGATGGCCGTGTACTCTTTGGCTCGAGACACTTGG GTTATAACTTTATCAATGTATGATGCTCTGGTTTGTGGCGTGGTAGTAAATGCAATCATCATCCCACCCTTGGTAAAACGATTGTACGATCCTAAGAGAAAATACACAGGCTATGAGAAAAGAAACATGTCGAATTGCAAACCTAATTCCGAGCTTCGGATCCTCGCATGTGTCACCAGATCGGACAACACTCCGGCCATCATTAACCTCCTTGACACTGCATGTCCGACACAAGAGAGCCCGATTTTTGTGTCCGTCCTCCACCTCGTCGAGCTAGTCGGCCGGACCACTCCGATCTTCATTTCTcacaacaaacaaaagagaacCATCTCCAACTTCTCCTGCTCGGAAAATGTGATCCTCTCCTTTGATCATTTCCAAAGGGACAACGCCGGAGCAGTGAACGTGAACATGTTCACGTCCATTACGCCAGCACAGTACATGCACGACGATATATGTACCCTCGCGCTTGACAAGCTCACATCACTTATAATCCTCCCTTTCCATCGGAAATGGTCGACCCTAGGCTCAAATAGTACAATCGAATCGGAGAACGAGAAAATACGAGCAGTGAATATCAGCGTGCTTGAAACAGCGCCCTGTTCAGTTGGTATTCTTGTGAATCGTGGACGCATAAAAATCTTGGAGCCCGTCATGGAATTAGAGATGTTTAAGGTGGCAATGATTTTCTTGGGAGGAAACGACGACAGGGAAGCACTCGTCTTCGCCAGACGCATGGCCAGGGACTCGTGCATAAGCCTGACGGTGATTCATTTGCTTGATGCAGTCGAATGCGAGGGGGAGGACGACGACGGCAACAAGTTCAACAAAGCCAAATTGGAGAAGCTTCAGGAGCGGGAGATGTTGAGGTATATGAACCTGAATAGTGGGAACGGGTACGTGAATTATgtggaggaggtggtggaAGACGCAGCGCAAACGACGACGAAAATTAGGTCATTGCTGGAAGAAGATGAATACGACTTGTTTATTGTGGGACGACGATACGAGGTGAAGAGTGCTCAGACATTAGGACTTGAACAATGGAGTGAGTTCCCAGAGTTGGGGGTTATCGGAGACTTGCTAGCCTCCACAGACACGCAGAGCAAAGCTAGCGTATTGGTGGTTCAGCAGCAACAGCAAAAATGA
- the LOC126788605 gene encoding cold-regulated 413 inner membrane protein 1, chloroplastic-like — protein sequence MASLSLSFTSAHTLSLHRRTSKLVSAVSQPRLLQVRAAKLSPRATAAVGSLRYNPLRVSISGSEDSTLMMKKKKDSRRGMTTVCYAAPLSVHTIQWIATISSAILLAVKGTAVQKSFLVPLFALQAPGSFTTWIKGEYGFWTAFLALLVRLFFFIPVELELPLVALLLVIVAPYQVMNLRGRQEGAIISLVIAGYVAFQHFTGIGSLNQSFDRGSIVATLAIICVTVMSLLATVMTFM from the exons ATGGCGAGCCTCTCACTCTCCTTCACGTCAGCACACACTCTCTCCCTCCACCGCCGCACCTCCAAGCTCGTCTCCGCCGTATCTCAGCCGCGGCTGCTTCAGGTCCGCGCCGCGAAGCTCTCCCCCCGCGCCACCGCCGCCGTTGGCTCGCTCCGGTACAATCCTCTGAG AGTTTCGATTAGCGGAAGCGAGGACTCGAcgttgatgatgaagaagaagaaggacagCAGGAGGGGAATGACTACGGTTTGTTACGCTGCGCCTCTCTCAGTCCATACTATCCAGTGGATCGCCACCATTTCTTCTGC GATCTTGTTGGCTGTGAAAGGAACAGCTGTGCAGAAATCGTTTCTGGTGCCATTGTTTGCTCTTCAAGCTCCTGGTAGCTTCACCACATGGATTaa GGGTGAATATGGCTTCTGGACTGCATTTCTAGCGCTTCTCGTTcgcctcttcttcttcattccTG TGGAACTTGAATTGCCATTAGTAGCATTACTCCTGGTGATTGTTGCTCCATACCAAGTTATGAACCTAAG GGGAAGACAAGAAGGTGCTATCATTTCTCTAGTCATTGCGGGATATGTGGCTTTTCAGCATTTCACAGGCATTGGAAGCTTGAATCAATCATTTGACCGAGGTTCAATTGTTGCAACCTTAGCCATCATTTGTGTCACTGTCATGTCTTTGCTTGCTACTGttatgactttcatgtaa
- the LOC126788598 gene encoding PLASMODESMATA CALLOSE-BINDING PROTEIN 1-like has protein sequence MGVNSLWHSALFFLFLFFSPGSSVPKNPPLEAIQQNRRQVNHENHLLFSSSVSTTQYDTTPVVNPSPTITTPTLIFPASPPPPTTITTPTVPVTTPTSPTITPTTPFITPTTPTTTPTTPTTTPTTPTTTPTSSGGSWCIASQSASETALQVALDYACGYGGADCSPVQPSGSCYNPNTLRDHASYAFNDYYQKNPAPTSCSFGGTAQLTTTDPSSGSCHYPSSATSTSTTTPVYQTPPSPTMSTPTITTTPPSTTTPSIATPSGSTIYGDEPSESPNTANSISSCMLLLSTKLLGSLLLAIYL, from the exons ATGGGTGTTAACTCTCTTTGGCATTCTgcattgtttttcttgtttcttttctttagtCCAG GTTCAAGTGTTCCAAAGAATCCTCCATTGGAAGCCATCCAACAAAACAGAAGACAAGTTAATCATGAAAACCATCTACTTTTCTCATCTTCAGTGTCCACTACCCAGTACGATACAACTCCTGTAGTTAATCCAAGTCCAACCATAACAACTCCCACACTAATCTTCCCGGCATCCCCACCACCACCTACAACCATCACAACCCCCACAGTACCAGTCACAACCCCGACGTCTCCCACCATAACCCCAACAACTCCCTTCATAACCCCAACGACTCCCACTACAACCCCCACAACTCCCACCACAACTCCAACGACTCCCACCACAACCCCTACATCTTCAGGTGGTAGTTGGTGTATAGCAAGCCAGTCTGCTTCAGAAACTGCCCTGCAGGTAGCTCTGGATTATGCTTGTGGCTACGGAGGTGCAGACTGTTCACCAGTTCAACCAAGTGGAAGCTGTTATAACCCAAACACTCTCCGGGATCACGCTTCCTATGCCTTCAATGACTATTACCAGAAGAACCCAGCTCCAACCAGCTGTAGTTTTGGAGGAACAGCACAACTGACTACCACCGACCCAA GTAGTGGTAGCTGTCACTATCCGTCATCAGCAACATCAACCAG CACAACAACTCCAGTTTACCAGACTCCACCATCGCCAACAATGTCGACACCAACAATTACGACTACACCACCATCCACAACCACCCCATCCATAGCTACGCCCAGTGGATCAACAATTTATGGTGACGAGCCCTCAGAGTCCCCCAACACAGCTAACTCTATCTCATCTTGCATGCTTCTTCTGTCCACCAAACTCTTGGGATCACTTCTTCTGGCAATCTACCTCTAA
- the LOC126785878 gene encoding LOW QUALITY PROTEIN: pre-mRNA-processing factor 39-2 (The sequence of the model RefSeq protein was modified relative to this genomic sequence to represent the inferred CDS: substituted 1 base at 1 genomic stop codon), translating to MESETPGEIPGASPDFDHWTSLISQIDTSSPDDVDRISTVYDPFLAEFPLCHGYWRRYADHKTRLSSIDKVVEVFERALQAATYCVPLWLDYCTFGMSFFEEPSDIRRLFKRGMSFVRKDYGCYTLWDKYIEFEYSQQEWSLLAQIYIQALRFPTKKLHVYYASLKKLAILFKEELKTQSNSILDLQSEGVFKDDVPNFYGDNEISLVVKDLLNLEIGSGRSKALQRYMYIGKQLYHEACKLDEKISNFETNIRRSYFHVKELDADQLENWHHYLDYVEMQGDFDWAVKLYERCLIPCANYPEFWMRYVDFMEINGGREIANYSLDRATQIYLKVFLVSVIHLLNARFKEQIGDVLGARAALLQCNSVSDTHFVKNVILKANMERRMGNFTAASTIFREALAMAAEKKQSHTLPILYVHFSRLTFMMTDSADAARDVLIDGIKQLPHCKVLLEELIKLAMINEGKQHLSMIDSIVAHEISQESGVCNGLTAKDAEDISSLFLEFVDLCGTIHEVRKVWTRHVRMFPSSIRTSSLAQQSAFNVSDWQATFTKSLNLPREKEETSAMPQQPSRDCTSDSMIKLPLQDEEMLSPENHTKECGQDPIYQLSDQTALSKQPENLQERLQHTSLEVSKEQSPDNVPEANMSSTVVEVNMVSREVSDKALENAPVAEVKQVSREVSEEATENTHVAEVKRDSHEVSEARENIPEPKGPSVELGFQVAEGNDLIESLQENTMGSNVDRECDTTEQDPKPLSLESLSLNSQENTNLDQILSTSPMSEACPETCTSNEKKLETDCNSEKESCMHSRRDAKVSESAGNEVPSGMPIPVFQPPANKYGDRSEANRSDKIGKVSKFGFQMQLQRKSQQQHVPPHKYPRTEAGHPMPASQGQPSTFAPSESQQIQQGSQQAQHHNQFQVANGHANIEAPNSGPISNVQPTNDASSSQSPLHVQPVAVQPVATQMPQSTVLGNAQYAMQSTQAYNQMWQYYYYQQQQQLLLQQYQQQQLQQYYVQMQQQQLLFQQQQQFQLTQQQLPLQQQQQQPQSQILKQLPLQEQQQFQQLQQQLQQFQQQVPMQQQQQFPLQQQYNQQLQSQXQHPFYMQKHPQPVQQQSHLHEQHQIPQPSIQQNYPHHQDQAAVLRNSDVHGGTVISSLSPHTPVEYPQK from the exons ATGGAATCGGAGACGCCAg GTGAAATCCCCGGAGCTTCGCCGGACTTCGATCACTGGACCTCGCTCATCTCGCAGATAGATACTTCATCTCCC GATGACGTAGACAGAATATCTACAGTGTATGATCCCTTCTTGGCGGAGTTTCCATTGTGCCATGGATACTGGAGGAGGTACGCTGACCACAAGACGCGTCTCTCCTCCATTGACAAAGTCGTTGAGGTCTTCGAACGAGCTCTGCAGGCTGCAACCTACTGCGTTCCTCTGTGGCTCGACTACTGTACCTTCGGTATGTCCTTTTTCGAAGAACCATCCGATATTCGCAG ATTATTTAAGAGAGGCATGTCGTTTGTTCGGAAGGACTACGGGTGCTACACTTTGTGGGACAAGTACATTGAGTTTGAGTATTCTCAGCAGGAGTGGAGTTTACTGGCGCAGATTTACATCCAAGCTCTTAGGTTCCCTACCAAGAAGTTGCACGTTTACTATGCGAG TTTGAAGAAGTTGGCCATCTTGTTTAAAGAGGAGTTGAAAACCCAGAGTAATTCTATTTTGGATTTGCAGTCAGAAGGTGTATTTAAAGATGATGTCCCTAATTTTTATGGAGATAATGAAATCTCTCTTGTAGTCAAAGACCTTCTGAATCTAGAAATTGGCTCAGGAAGGTCTAAAGCGCTGCAAAGATACATGTATATCGGGAAACAGTTGTATCACGAAGCATGCAAGCTTGATGAAAAGATCAGTAATTTCGAGACCAATATAAGGAGGTCTTACTTCCATGTGAAGGAGCTTGATGCTGATCAGTTGGAGAATTGGCATCACTATCTGGACTATGTTGAGATGCAAGGGGATTTTGATTGG GCGGTGAAGCTTTATGAGAGGTGCTTGATTCCCTGTGCTAATTACCCTGAGTTTTGGATGCGTTATGTGGATTTTATGGAaatcaatggaggaagagagattGCAAACTATTCTCTTGACCGAGCAACCCAAATATATTTGAAGGTATTTTT AGTGTCGGTGATTCATCTCTTGAATGCCAGGTTTAAGGAGCAAATAGGAGATGTACTTGGTGCCCGTGCAGCTCTTCTTCAATGCAATTCAGTGTCGGATACACACTTTGTTAAGAATGTTATCTTAAAGGCTAACATGGAAAGACGCATG GGAAATTTCACAGCAGCTTCTACTATATTCAGAGAAGCACTAGCAATGGCTGCAGAGAAGAAACAGTCGCATACTCTTCCTATTCTATATGTTCACTTCTCTCGTCTTACATTCATG ATGACTGATAGTGCGGATGCTGCACGAGATGTCTTGATAGATGGCATTAAACAATTGCCTCACTGCAAAGTACTTCTAGAG GAGTTGATAAAGCTTGCAATGATAAATGAAGGGAAGCAACACTTAAGTATGATAGACTCTATTGTAGCCCATGAAATATCTCAGGAATCAGGAGTATGTAATGGTCTGACTGCAAAAGATGCTGAGGATATTTCAAGCTTATTTTTAGAG TTTGTTGACCTATGTGGAACCATCCATGAAGTAAGAAAGGTGTGGACTCGGCATGTACGAATGTTCCCCTCTTCCATTAGGACAAGTTCCTTGGCTCAACAGTCTGCCTTTAACGTTTCTGATTGGCAAGCTACATTCACAAAGTCTTTGAATTTGCCTAGGGAGAAAGAGGAAACTTCTGCTATGCCTCAGCAGCCATCAAGAGATTGTACTTCTGACTCCATGATTAAGCTCCCATTACAGGATGAGGAAATGTTATCCCCAGAAAATCATACTAAAGAGTGTGGCCAGGATCCCATATACCAGCTATCAGACCAGACAGCGCTATCAAAACAACCCGAAAATTTACAAGAAAGATTGCAGCATACATCTCTGGAAGTTTCCAAAGAGCAGTCCCCAGATAATGTACCAGAAGCAAATATGTCCTCCACCGTAGTAGAAGTGAATATGGTATCACGGGAAGTATCTGACAAAGCCCTAGAAAATGCTCCTGTAGCAGAAGTGAAACAAGTATCTCGTGAAGTTTCTGAAGAGGCTACAGAAAATACCCATGTGGCAGAAGTGAAAAGGGATTCTCACGAAGTTTCCGAGGCCAGAGAAAATATCCCTGAACCAAAGGGGCCATCTGTAGAATTAGGATTTCAAGTTGCTGAAGGAAATGATTTGATAGAATCTTTACAAGAAAACACCATGGGAAGCAATGTTGATCGAGAGTGTGATACGACTGAACAAGACCCAAAGCCACTGTCTTTGGAGAGTCTTTCTTTAAATTCCCAGGAAAATACAAATTTGGATCAAATACTGTCCACTTCTCCCATGTCTGAAGCTTGTCCAGAAACATGTACTTCAAATGAAAAGAAGCTGGAGACTGATTGCAACTCTGAAAAAGAGTCTTGTATGCACAGCCGAAGAGATGCTAAAGTGTCAGAATCAGCTGGAAATGAAGTGCCCAGTGGTATGCCTATACCGGTGTTCCAGCCACCTGCAAATAAATATGGAGACCGGAGTGAAGCTAATCGTTCTGATAAAATTGGTAAAGTTTCAAAGTTTGGCTTTCAGATGCAGTTACAAAGAAAATCACAACAGCAGCATGTTCCTCCACATAAATACCCCCGAACTGAAGCAGGTCATCCAATGCCCGCAAGTCAAGGTCAGCCCTCTACATTTGCACCTTCAGAAAGTCAACAAATCCAGCAAGGTAGCCAGCAGGCGCAGCATCATAATCAGTTTCAAGTTGCAAATGGTCATGCTAATATAGAAGCACCTAATTCCGGCCCTATATCGAATGTAcaacccaccaatgatgcctCTTCATCTCAGTCTCCGTTGCATGTCCAACCTGTCGCTGTCCAACCTGTTGCTACGCAGATGCCTCAGTCGACAGTATTAGGCAATGCACAGTATGCAATGCAAAGTACCCAAGCATATAATCAGATGTGGCAATATTATTACTACCAGCAACAGCAGCAGTTGTTATTGCAACAGTATCAGCAGCAACAACTTCAACAATATTATGTTCAGATGCAACAACAACAGCTTCTTTTCCAACAGCAGCAGCAATTTCAACTAACACAGCAACAGCTTCCTttgcaacaacaacaacaacaaccgcAATCGCAAATACTAAAGCAGCTTCCTTTGCAAGAACAGCAGCAATTTCAACAACTACAGCAACAACTCCAACAATTTCAGCAACAAGTTCCTATGCAACAACAGCAACAATTTCCATTGCAACAACAATACAATCAGCAATTGCAGTCACAATAACAACATC